From one Lycium ferocissimum isolate CSIRO_LF1 chromosome 5, AGI_CSIRO_Lferr_CH_V1, whole genome shotgun sequence genomic stretch:
- the LOC132056705 gene encoding DEAD-box ATP-dependent RNA helicase 18-like gives MALTSSRFSDLEPPLSAPVLEALTNSGFEFCTPVQAATIPLLCSYKDVTVDAATGSGKTLAFVLPLVEILHRSLSASNPKPHKVMGIIISPTRELSSQIFHVAQPFISTLSNVRPMLLVGGLEVKANIRKIEEEGANLLIGTPRRLYDIMECMDILDFWYLEVSTFTCLFSEKQKAVSSAKLIFKLLSIF, from the exons ATGGCGTTAACGAGTAGTCGTTTCTCGGACCTGGAACCACCACTCTCTGCTCCTGTTTTGGAAGCCTTAACCAATTCGGGCTTCGAGTTCTGTACTCCTGTTCAGGCCGCCACTATACCATTACTGTGCAGCTACAAGGATGTGACAGTCGACGCCGCCACTGGGTCTGGTAAAACCCTAGCATTCGTCTTACCTCTCGTTGAGATCCTCCATCGCTCTTTGTCCGCCTCTAATCCTAAACCTCACAAG GTAATGGGTATAATTATATCACCCACCAGGGAGTTGTCATCACAAATATTTCATGTTGCTCAACCATTTATTTCGACATTATCAAATGTTAGGCCTATGCTTCTTGTTGGGGGACTAGAAGTAAAGGCAAATATCAGAAAGATAGAGGAGGAAGGAGCAAATTTGTTGATCGGGACACCTAGAAGGCTATATGACATAATGGAGTGCATGGATATACTGGACTTTTGGTATCTTGAGGTTTCTACTTTCACATGCCTCTTTAGCGAAAAACAAAAAGCTGTGTCAAGTGCTAAACTGATTTTTAAGTTGTTAtctattttttaa